The following coding sequences are from one Salvia hispanica cultivar TCC Black 2014 chromosome 3, UniMelb_Shisp_WGS_1.0, whole genome shotgun sequence window:
- the LOC125214647 gene encoding uncharacterized protein LOC125214647: MVGKRIIAICQSGGEFESNAEGLLSYRGGDAHAMEIDDKMKFKDFKVEVAEMFSCNLGTLAIKYFLPGNKKTLISISNDKDLKCMLKFHNDSDTAEIYVMTEEIAAPDVSQMLGSRSSRTTLSEADVPVDASPSLVENIVGDVNKPDILLGADFDVVGDTNHDEAQTMVPSEMPISSEMPISSDLPMPVSFTASFDEKHTKAAQQWQNNITGVGQRFNSVHEFREALRKYAIAHQFAFKYKKNDSHRVTVKCKAEGCQWRIHASRLSTTPLICIKKMNPTHTCEGSVLATGYQATRSWVASIIKEKLKVFPNYKPKDIVNDIKQEYGVQLNYFQAWRGKEIAKEQLQGSYKEAYSQLPLFCEKIMETNPGSLATFTTKEDSSFHRLFVSFHSCLYGFEQGCRPLLFLDSIFLKSKYQGSLLAATAADGDDGFFPVAFAIVDMESDDNWHWFLQQLKTALPMCRGLTIVADREKGLRESIAEIFQNEDVYHAYCLRYLSEQLLRDLNGQYSHEVKKLMVEDLRSAAHASMPEGFQRHMESIKSISVEAYNWVMQSEPVHWANAFFQGARYNHMTSDFGEQFYSWVSDAHELPITRMVDAIRNRIMELIYSRHTQSLEWLTPTLTPSMDERIRLTPSMEERLEQESLKIRTPPQVLILASNRFEFRGDTVETVDVENCDCSCRGWRLTGLPCFHAIAVIGCLNRELRDYCSRYFTIDSYRITYSQSVNPITSIDDTWQKDTSELAVTVTPPPTRRPPGRPTTKQVSAQDVGRRQLQCSRCKGTGHNKSTCKEFLLEC; this comes from the exons ATGGTTGGGAAGAGAATTATAGCCATCTGTCAGTCCGGTGGTGAATTTGAGTCAAACGCAGAAGGCTTATTGTCTTATAGAGGTGGTGATGCCCATGCTATGGAGATCGATGATAAAATGAAGTTTAAAGATTTCAAAGTAGAGGTAGCAGAGATGTTTAGCTGCAATCTTGGTACCCTGGCAATCAAATACTTCCTTCCTGGGAATAAGAAGACCCTTATCAGCATTTCAAATGACAAAGACCTCAAGTGCATGCTCAAGTTCCATAACGACTCTGACACTGCCGAGATATATGTTATGACAGAAGAAATTGCTGCCCCTGATGTATCCCAGATGCTGGGCAGTAG GTCTAGTAGGACAACTTTGTCGGAAGCTGATGTTCCTGTTGATGCTTCCCCAAGTTTGGTGGAAAATATTGTGGGTGACGTAAACAAGCCTGATATCCTGCTTGGTGCTGATTTTGATGTGGTTGGTGATACTAACCATGATGAGGCCCAAACCATGGTACCAAGTGAAATGCCAATATCCAGTGAGATGCCTATATCCAGTGATTTGCCTATGCCAGTTTCTTTCACTGCTTCATTTGATGAAAAGCATACTAAAGCTGCACAACAGTGGCAGAACAATATCACCGGTGTTGGCCAAAGGTTCAACAGTGTTCATGAGTTTCGTGAGGCCTTGCGAAAATATGCCATCGCACATCAATTTGCTTTTAAGTACAAGAAGAATGATAGCCATCGTGTGACTGTAAAGTGCAAGGCTGAGGGCTGTCAGTGGAGGATACATGCATCCAGATTGTCAACCACCCCGcttatttgtattaaaaaaatgaatccaaCACATACATGTGAAGGCTCGGTGCTAGCTACTGGTTATCAAGCGACAAGAAGTTGGGTGGCTAGTATCATTAAGGAGAAGCTGAAGGTTTTCCCAAACTACAAACCAAAGGACATTGTTAATGACATCAAACAGGAATATGGAGTCCAGCTAAATTACTTTCAGGCGTGGAGAGGCAAGGAAATTGCTAAGGAACAGCTTCAGGGTTCTTATAAAGAGGCATATAGTCAGTTACCACTTTTCTGTGAGAAGATAATGGAAACAAATCCGGGAAGTCTAGCCACTTTCACAACTAAAGAAGATTCAAGTTTTCATCGTCTGTTTGTTTCTTTCCATTCTTGTTTATATGGCTTTGAACAAGGTTGCCGTCCTTTGCTTTTTCTGGACAGTATATTTCTGAAGTCAAAATATCAAGGTTCTTTGTTGGCTGCGACTGCTgctgatggggatgatggatTTTTTCCGGTTGCTTTTGCTATTGTAGACATGGAATCGGATGATAACTGGCACTGGTTCTTACAACAACTAAAAACTGCACTACCGATGTGTCGTGGGTTAACTATTGTAGCAGATAGGGAGAAAGGATTGAGAGAGTCAATTGCTGAAATCTTTCAGAATGAGGATGTTTATCATGCATATTGTCTTCGCTATTTATCAGAACAACTTCTTAGAGATTTGAATGGGCAATACTCTCATGAAGTAAAGAAGCTTATGGTTGAAGATCTTCGCAGTGCAGCTCATGCCTCTATGCCTGAAGGCTTCCAGAGGCATATGGAAAGCATAAAAAGTATATCAGTCGAAGCATATAATTGGGTGATGCAAAGTGAGCCCGTTCACTGGGCGAATGCATTTTTCCAGGGTGCCAGATACAACCATATGACATCAGACTTCGGTGAGCAGTTTTACAGTTGGGTGTCAGATGCACATGAATTGCCCATAACCCGGATGGTTGATGCAATACGTAATAGGATTATGGAATTGATATATTCCCGGCATACGCAATCTCTGGAATGGCTAACACCAACGTTGACTCCATCAATGGATGAAAGGATAAGGTTGACTCCATCAATGGAGGAAAGGCTAGAGCAGGAAAGCCTCAAGATCAGGACGCCTCCTCAAGTATTAATATTAGCCAGTAACAGATTTGAGTTTCGTGGAGATACCGTTGAAACTGTTGATGTCGAGAACTGTGACTGTAGTTGCAGGGGTTGGCGGCTAACAGGGCTCCCTTGTTTCCATGCAATCGCTGTTATTGGTTGTCTTAACCGGGAGTTGAGGGATTATTGCTCTAGATACTTCACAATTGACAGCTATAGAATAACATACTCACAGTCGGTGAATCCTATTACTAGCATAGATGATACATGGCAGAAGGATACCTCTGAATTGGCGGTGACAGTAACTCCTCCTCCAACTCGTCGTCCACCTGGCCGGCCTACTACTAAGCAAGTTAGCGCCCAAGATGTTGGGAGGCGCCAACTCCAGTGCAGTCGGTGCAAAGGTACTGGACACAACAAGTCGACTTGTAAAGAGTTTTTGTTGGAGTGTTAG